From Pedobacter cryoconitis, one genomic window encodes:
- a CDS encoding acyl carrier protein — protein sequence MDAIATNRQLNNNEIFDLMKQFITEVIGEEFVEEMDITPQSSFTKDLEMDSIEIVSFSEKIKTHFGEQIDFTGWLSAMDLDQLINLNLEMIINYIHECQSSR from the coding sequence ATGGACGCAATAGCAACGAACAGGCAACTAAATAACAACGAAATCTTTGACTTGATGAAGCAATTCATTACAGAAGTTATCGGAGAAGAATTTGTGGAAGAAATGGACATTACACCACAGAGTTCTTTTACCAAAGATCTGGAAATGGACAGTATAGAAATTGTATCCTTCTCTGAAAAGATAAAAACACACTTTGGTGAACAGATCGATTTTACGGGATGGTTATCCGCAATGGATCTGGATCAGCTAATTAACCTGAACCTGGAAATGATCATTAATTATATACACGAATGCCAGTCATCCAGGTAA
- a CDS encoding glycosyltransferase: MAKFVFIVPPLTGHINPTLSMGAVLLQRGHQVGWITLDPDLALKLPEGGELLLIQYDESDQDKQDSEKYLDIITKKIVYGIDSIKFLYEEVLIPLNRHSYEGIVSWLEKYKPDLVITDHQMFAGAIAAVNYKIPYATSVTAPAAIKIMDELPKVHEWEVNQIVALQKELGVDKSTSIACSGILTMVLTSREFFGELELPASYHFVGPVINRKPVNACFDWDLLQKNNRPKILVSIGTTFDHEHKKNFFAKVIEAFENENLTVVVVSDPSLFEVWPENFIVQRMVPQLELLPHLDAVVCHGGHNTVCETLMNGLPMVVIPIAYDQSHVAGRVVRVGAGLRLNFNRFKARHLQEAVQEILQDAAFKTAAQEIKESFIAAGGTEAAATLLAQFSVNEPLLLNS; the protein is encoded by the coding sequence ATGGCAAAATTTGTATTTATTGTTCCTCCGCTGACTGGCCATATCAATCCCACTTTAAGTATGGGAGCTGTTTTACTGCAACGCGGACATCAGGTGGGCTGGATTACACTCGATCCTGACCTTGCTTTAAAATTGCCTGAAGGAGGGGAGTTATTATTGATTCAGTATGACGAAAGCGATCAGGATAAACAGGATAGTGAAAAGTATCTTGATATTATCACTAAAAAGATTGTTTATGGAATTGATAGTATCAAATTTTTATATGAAGAAGTATTAATCCCGTTAAACCGTCATAGCTATGAAGGTATAGTGAGCTGGCTGGAAAAGTATAAGCCTGACCTGGTGATTACCGATCATCAGATGTTTGCTGGTGCGATTGCCGCAGTGAACTATAAAATCCCTTATGCAACCTCAGTTACTGCACCTGCTGCGATCAAGATCATGGACGAACTGCCTAAAGTTCATGAATGGGAAGTGAACCAGATTGTCGCTTTGCAGAAAGAACTTGGGGTGGATAAATCTACTTCTATAGCCTGTTCAGGAATTCTGACGATGGTTTTAACCTCGAGAGAATTTTTTGGAGAACTGGAATTACCAGCCTCTTATCATTTTGTAGGGCCGGTGATCAACCGCAAGCCCGTAAATGCCTGTTTTGACTGGGACTTACTGCAAAAAAACAACAGGCCAAAAATACTCGTCAGCATCGGAACTACTTTTGACCATGAACATAAAAAGAACTTTTTTGCAAAGGTTATTGAAGCATTTGAAAACGAAAACCTGACTGTAGTCGTCGTTTCCGATCCCTCACTTTTTGAAGTCTGGCCGGAGAACTTTATCGTACAGCGTATGGTGCCGCAACTGGAATTACTGCCGCACCTGGATGCTGTAGTTTGCCACGGCGGACACAATACGGTCTGTGAAACCCTGATGAATGGTTTACCCATGGTTGTGATTCCAATTGCCTATGATCAGTCACATGTGGCAGGAAGAGTAGTACGTGTTGGCGCCGGTTTGCGTTTGAATTTCAACCGTTTCAAAGCCAGGCACCTTCAGGAAGCTGTTCAGGAAATATTACAGGATGCCGCATTCAAAACCGCTGCACAAGAAATTAAAGAATCATTTATTGCTGCCGGCGGTACTGAAGCTGCTGCTACTTTATTAGCGCAGTTTAGTGTCAACGAACCTTTGTTATTAAATAGTTAA
- a CDS encoding alpha/beta fold hydrolase has product MPVIQVNQREVHIQELNKGAAETVLLIHGMFSNLSVYYFNIAPVLAEHFHVVMYDLKSHGMSERVLEGYDLNSMTDDLCALMDVLKLKKVHLAGYSFGGLIALKMAMRFPEKLGKLVIIEAPDPNDEKTRGIIDDYSREFLEHYVENFTDTTKVKMGKRQMERNHRMYEYLFYQTSIKDDMILESGFFSTPEMNALEKDTLLLYGSASNCLQAGKQLNKLISRSDLIPLDGDHNIPIQKPEMVANIVAGFFIN; this is encoded by the coding sequence ATGCCAGTCATCCAGGTAAATCAAAGAGAAGTGCACATCCAGGAATTGAATAAAGGGGCGGCTGAAACTGTTCTTTTAATTCATGGGATGTTCAGCAATCTTTCTGTTTATTATTTTAATATCGCCCCGGTACTGGCCGAACATTTCCATGTGGTGATGTACGATCTGAAAAGCCATGGAATGAGTGAGCGTGTGCTGGAAGGTTATGACCTGAACAGTATGACTGATGATCTCTGCGCGCTGATGGACGTATTGAAACTGAAAAAAGTGCATCTGGCAGGTTATAGTTTCGGAGGTCTCATTGCTTTAAAAATGGCAATGCGTTTCCCTGAAAAATTAGGCAAACTGGTGATCATTGAGGCGCCCGATCCGAATGATGAAAAAACCCGCGGTATTATTGATGATTACAGCAGAGAATTCCTGGAGCACTACGTAGAGAATTTTACAGATACCACGAAGGTGAAAATGGGGAAAAGACAAATGGAACGTAACCACCGGATGTATGAATATCTGTTTTACCAGACCAGTATCAAGGATGATATGATTCTGGAAAGCGGATTTTTCAGTACGCCAGAAATGAATGCACTGGAAAAGGATACGCTTTTACTCTATGGATCAGCCTCTAATTGTTTGCAGGCAGGAAAACAACTGAATAAACTGATCAGCAGATCCGACCTGATCCCGCTTGACGGTGATCATAATATCCCGATTCAAAAACCAGAAATGGTTGCAAATATTGTAGCCGGGTTTTTTATAAACTAA